CACCTCGCGTGGGGTGGCGCGCAGCGTCACCGCGACAGCGGCAGAGTCGACGCCGGCGACCGCCACCGACGCGGCGCAGACGTGCTCGACCGCGACCGTCCCACCCCGGGCCACGTCCACGACCAGGGTCCACAGCCGGATCCTGCGATCGGAGTTCATCGGTTCGCCGTACCGGGATCGGCACCGCGACCACAATCGGACGCGGTCAGTCGGAGCACAGGCACGCGGATGCGAGAAATGACTCGGAAGCGGGGACTGGTCCCGCTGATTCGCTCGTCCAAGACTGACTCCGACCCGGGTCGTCCGAAGCGGACATATGCCGTGCGGCTGACCGGGGTCCCGGGCGACGCTCTCACCGTACTCCTGGCTGGCGGCAGGCGGCGCGGGGCGCCAAGGCGGTCGCCGACACGATCGCCGCCGGGACCGCAGAAGCGTACGATGATAGTTGTCGCTCGGGACCCCGGTGGCTGACAGTTCGCCGCCGGCGGACGCACCCCACCGATCGAGGTCACCGTGTTGGCCGCCCGACGCACGACATCAACTGGCCACGTCGCCGGCCTCCTCGTGCGCCCCCTGGGCCCGGCCCTTCCCGTCGCACCGGCGTTCCGGACTCGGACACCGCGTCACACGCCCGCCATCGCCCATGCCTGCGCTGGCTCCCCACGGCATTCAGGCATGTCAGCTGCTCCTTGGAAGGCGGCGGTTTGTGATGACCGCACCGCAGAACCATCTTGATCCGGCTCCCCCGATCAACGGCCACGACGGCAACGACACCGCTTCCCGCCCTACGCCGGACCGACCGGCGACGGCACGCTCGCGGATGGGCGGCCTGTGGGTCGCCGCCGTGGTGTTCGCGTTCGTGCTCCTGCTGCTCCTGATCTTCGTACTGCAGAACGGCCAGCGGGCCGAGGTGTCGTTCCTCGGCACGCACGGACACCTGCCCATGGGCGTTGCGCTGCTGCTGGCCGCGGTCTTCGGGATCCTGCTCGTCGCCCTCCCCGGCACCGCCCGCATCGTGCAGCTCCGGATGCTCCAACGCCGTCCCGCCGGGAACCCCGACACCCTGCCCAGGCCCGGTTCGCTCTCCCCGACGGTGACCGGCACCGCCCGCGTTACGCCGTCGCGCACGTACCACCAGGACAGGTGAGCCATGCCCACCATCGTGATCCCCCCGTCACCGCCCTCCCAGCCCCGACTGTCCCTCGCCCCCGCCCGGGGGCAGGCGGTCCTGGACGGTGGATGGTGGCCGCGTTCCTGGGATCCAGTGGCCGAACTCCCCGGCCTCGTCCTCGCCCTGACCGAACGGCATGGCCGGATCCGGCACATCATGCTCAACATCCACACCTGGGACAGCCGGATCCGCCGGTTGGCCGTCGGGCCGGACGTGGTCCGGATCGGCTGGTTCGACACCCTCGACCCGGCCCTCCTGGTTGCCACCACCGGCCGAGACGACCAGGTCGACCTGCTTGTCGTGCCACCCGACACGACACCCGAGGCAGCCGAGCGGGCCATGGCCACCGCCGCCGACCCGACCAACCTCAGGCACGCACCCGACATCCTCACCGCCCGAGCGACCCGGCAGCAGGCGACAACGACGACCGACTCCGACCCGTACGCGGTGTGGGACAACGAGGGCGGCAGCGCCGCGTCGGGCGGATTCCATCGAGGCCACACCGAATCCACCACCCGTCCCCGCACTGGTGTGCCCGCATGAACACTCTGCAGACAACCATCGTGATCGCGATCGTGGCGGTCTGCATCATCGGCCTCATCACCGCCGCCCGGGCGGTGCGCGTCGTCCAGCGGTACGAACGCGGGTGGTCTTCCGCTTCGGCCGGGTGTGTGAAGGTCGAACGTGTCGAGGTCAAGGACGTCGCTCTGCCCGAATCCATGAAGCGGTCCATGTCCCGCCAGGCGGAGGCCGAACGCGAACGCCGCGCCCGGGTCATCGCCGCGGATGGCGAATACCAGGCTGCCACCAAACTCGCCCAGGCCGCCGCCACCATGGCCGCCCTGCAAGTGCGACTGCTGCAGACGATCGTGGAGGTCGCCGCCGAGAAAAACAGCACCCTCGTCATGCCGTTCCCCGTCAAACTCCTGCGCCTCCTGGACCGCGTCACGCCCGCCGCGAGCACACCGGCACCGGCCGTCGCGACCCGCCCGCGGGCCCCGGAGACCGTGACGATGCCGGGCGCGCGACGCGTGAACAGCGAGCCCGATCCCGAGGCCACGCCGATACCGGTGGGCTGACCGGACGCGGCGCCCGCCCGGCGTCCCCCCGTCACCGGGTCGGCGCCGGTGGGATCGGCTACGACCCGGGTGCTCGCCAACCCCGGGATGGGCTGTGCGGCGACGACGGCTGGCAGCGAGCCGCGAGTCGCGAGTCAGTTGGCGGCAAGCGGCAGGCAGTCAATCACTCGGTCGGTGTGTGGAAGGAAGTTCTGGGTTGTGCCGGCGGTTCGGTGCCCAGCGCGACGGCGAGTTCACGACCGAGGAGATCGTCATAGGCGGTGCCGAGGGTCGGCGTAGGGCCGTTGATCCCGCGGAGCCGGTCTGCGGCCCGGCGAGCGGCGATGGCGGTCACCCAGGCGGTGCCGTCGAGCTGGCGGGAGGCGGGCATCGGCGCGAGCCGCCACACCTCGACGAACACCGCCCGGGTCACCGCCACGGCGAGCGCCGGGCTGCCGAGGCTCTCACACACCTGAGCGAAGACCGCGCGGACGAGACGACGGTGGAAACGGCGGAAAGCGGCCTGGTCGCGGTCGGCGATCCGCTTGACGAGATCGTTGACGGACTCAGTATCCGGCACGACGTAGATGCGTGGGACAGGCATCCGATGCTCCTGGTGGTGTGCCTGCGGTTGGGGCACCGCCTGGGACCAGGGCAGCTACTGCGTCCCTCACCCTACGCCACCGGTCAAACGACGGAGCGCTCCGTTGTACAGCTTCCGCAGCGCGGCGGCGCGCGTATTTCATCCTATTAGGCCGAGAAGCGCCGTTATTGTTAGGTGTGGCCGCGTCTGAGTTCATCCGGCCGGCGAAATTTCGCCACCGAAGGGTGCCACCGATTCCCGCTAGCCTGCGCTCGACCAGAGCGGGCAGCCGGTGACGACCAACCGAGCGGTGGGGCTGGCGCGCAAGGGCGAGGGTCCGCAGCGAGCGACCCTGCTGGAGTTGCTTCTTGATCTGGTATTCGTCGCCGCACTCGCTCTGACTTCACCGACGCTGGCCAGGAATCTCGACTGGGGCGGCATTTTTCAAACCCTGGTGCTGCTGATGGCGATCTGGTGGGTCTGGTCCGTCACCGCACTGGCAACCGACCTCTACCATCCACAGCGGCCGCCCATCTTTCTCATGACGCTCTGGGTCATGCTCGGCACCATCCTGATGGCTGCCGCACTGCCCGCAGCCTTCTCCGACCACGCCATGGTGTTCGTGGGCGCGTACGTGGCGATCCACGTTGGCCGAGGCGTCTTCCTGGCGTCCGCGCTCCACGGCCGCATGGCGCAACTACACGCCATGCGGTTCATCTTCTGGTTTGTTGTCTCCGCCGTGCCGTGGCTCACTGGCGGTCTCGTGGAAGGCACGGCGCGCGGCCTACTGTGGTCGGCAGCGCTCGCCATCGATTACGGAACGGCCTGGCGTCGTTACCCCACGCCCCGACTCGGTCGGGTGCCCACGTCACAGTACGAGGTGGCAGCCGACCACCTGGCCGAGCGCTACCAGCAGTTCTTCACCCTCGCCCTCGGCGATCTCATCCTCGTCACCACTCTGATCTACGCCGATAACGAGTTCACGGCCGGCCGGACCGGGGCGCTCCTGGTCGCGGTCGCCACGACAGTGTTGCTGTGGCAGATCTACGTGCACCGCGCCGGGGCACTGCTGCAGGCAGCCATCGAATCCTCCCACGACCCGGGCCGATTCGTGAGGTCCGCACCCTACACGCACCTGCTCATGGTGGCCGGCGTGGTCGCCGCCGCCGCCGGTTTCGAAATCGTCATCGCCCATCCCACCGAGGACACCACGCCCGGGCTGGTCGGCGTCGTTCTCGGCGGACCCGCGTTGTTCCTGGCCGGGCGGGCCCGATTCGAGTACGAGGTCTTCAGCCGGGTGTCGCCGTCCCGGCTGGTCGGGCTGCTCGTGCTGGCCGTCGCGGCGCCCGCGATGGTGCTCGTACCCCCACTGGTGGTCGCCGTCGTGGGCACCCTCGTACTGGCCGGGATCGCCGTCGCGGACGCCGTTCGCGCCCATGGAGGCCCGCCCGAGCCACCATCACCCGCCCTCTAGCTGTAGACCCCCGCCAGTCCGAGTCGGCGCGACCAACATCCTGGAACGTCATCGGCGGCCGTTGGCTGCGACGAGGCCGGCGTCGGGTACGTCGGCCGGTTCGGGTTCTCGAACCGGTTGTCCGCTGCGACCCACCGTGTGCAGGTGGTGCAGCGCTTGCCGGTAGGAGTCGAGGAGGGTGGTCTCGACGTAGGGCAGGCCGTGCTCGAGGCAGTAGGCGCGGACGATGGGCCGGGCGTGGCGTAGTGATGCGCGGGGCATGCTGGGGAACAGGTGGTGTTCGATCTGGTGATTCAGGCCGCCGAGCAGGAAGTCGATCAGCCAGTTGCCGCGGACGTTGCGGGAGGTGAGGACCTGGCGGCGAAGAAAGTCCGTGTCGTCGTCTTCCGTGAGGATCGGCATGCCCTTGTGGTTGGGGGCGAAGGCACATCCCAGGTAGACCCCGAAAAGGCCCTGCTGAACGACGACGAAGACCAACGCCCGCAGCGGGGACAACACCGCGACGACCGCGGTGAGGTACGCGGCGGCATGCAGCCCGAGCAACAGCGCCTCCCGGCCACGCTCCCGATAGGTAGACCGCGACAACGCCCGGACACCGGCGACGTGGAGGGAGACTGCCTCGAGCAGCAGCATCGGAAAGAACAGGAGGCCCTGGTAGCGGGCGAGCAGTCGTCCAGCACCGCGCCGCGCACTGGCCTGCGTGTGCGTGAATACGATGCTTTCGCCCGAGATATCGGGGTCGAGGCCCTCCTGGTTGGGGTGGGCGTGGTGGCGGTGGTGTTTGTCGACCCACCAGCCGAAGGCCAGACCGATCGCCAGGTTGCCGTGCAGCAGCCCGACCAGTTGGTTGGCGCGTCGGGATCGGAAGATCTGCCGGTGGCCGGCGTCGTGGCCGAGGAACCCGGTCTGGGTAAAGACCACGGCCAGGAACGCCGCGGTGACCAGTTGCCACCACGAGTCCCCCAGCAGCACGAAGATCGTCCATCCGGCGACAACCAACGCGGCGTTGATCGCGATCTTGATTGCATAGTAGGCCGGACGCCGGTCGAGCAGGCCGGCCTGCCGCACCCGGGTCAAGAGTTCGGCATACTCGCTGCCGCGACGGCGCTGCGGCCCTGGCCGCACCTGCGCGATGCTCGAATCGATGCCGCTCACGAGTCCTCCCGGTAATCGACGATCAAGCACGCCGCCGGGGTCTGGAGCAAACGCTTCCATCAGCCTACTCCGCCAGCCGTACGGCATAGCTGAACGGCGCTACCAGACGCCCGGCCAGTCAGCGAGTAGCCGGACGAGGGCTCCGGGGGCTTGACTTGGTGTCGTCATCTGGCAGAGGTCGGCTGGCGGTCGCGATCTTGTGAGCGTCTTATCTCCGCCTCGGCTTCGGTCCGGCCGGCCCAGATCCCGCGTTCGATGTCGACGCTCTTGCCCGGCTCCAGGTCCTTGTACACCTCGAAGAAGTGTTTGATCTCCAGCTTGTGGAAGTGTTCCAGGTCCGTGATGTCGCCTAGGTGCGCGAGGCGGGGGTCAGCCGTGGGCACGCACAGCACCTTCGGGTCGGGCCCCTTCTCGTCTCGCATGCGGAACATGCCGATGGCCCGGCATCGGATGAGGCAGCCGGGAAAGGTCGGTTCCTGTACCAGCACCAGCGCGTCGAGGGGGTCGGTGTCTTCGCCGAGGGTGTGTTCAATGAAGCCGTAGTCGGCCGGGTACTGGGTAGCGGTGAACAGGGTGCGGTCCAACCGGATCCGACCTGTCTGGCGATCCATCTGATACTTGTTGCGGGTTCCCTTGGGGATCTCGATGGTGACGTCGAACTCCATGCGGTTGCTCCACTCCTCGGACCTTCAGGTGGTGACCGGCTATCGGCCCCGATCGGTGATGAACACGGCGATCTCGCTGCCGTGCATGTCGAACACTGACTACGACACGGTGGGCCAGTAGCTGTAACGACTGGTTCGGCGGGGCGAATGCGGGCACCCGATAATGTTCCGCCGCGGTTGGAGACCGCCGGCATCCGACCGACGCGGGACTGCCGCGGTTAGGTCAGTTCGCCCAGGAGTGAGGTGATCAACAGAGGTAGGAGCAGGGCGAGTACCAAGAGAAGTACCCAGATGCGGCCGGCGCGGCGGCGTATCGCGCGCCAGACCGGCCCCCGTGCCGCCGGTCCGGACCGGTTGGAGCGTTCAGATCTGGACCGGTGCTGTGAGTTGTCGATCGGGCTGAAGGTGGCCGCCTTCGGTTTCCCAGACGGCTACATCGTCGCCGTATCGTGCCAACCGTCGCGAGCGATCCCGTGGGCCTGTGACGATCACCAGCGCGGCCCCCGGGGGCCGCTCACCGGTCGGCAAGCTGCTCATGGGCAGCGCGGCGCAGCGCATCCTCATCGATGCCGACCGGCCCGTCCTCGCCGTCAAGCCCTGACGTCGGTGGTTCCGGCCGCAAGACTGGCCTGCCGGCGCGCTCGCGATCCAGTACGCCGTCGCGGCGGTACAACGCCCACCGTCAGCGCCCGGTGCCGACACCCGCGACGCCCTCACCGACTCGGGTATCTCGAAACCGACTCACTGCTTGACTCAGGTGCCGCCATCCAGCGACGAGGCCGTCAGTGATTGCGGTACGGGCGCGCCCCGCCTGCACGCATCGGTCGACGGGTCTGTACAACGAACGGTGTGTCTCCTGGTCAAGGAGTGGTGTGACCCCACGAGCGGGAGGTTCGGGCTCATGGAGCATCGGGCCAAGTACGGCGAGCTCTTCGCCCTCGCCGAAGAGGTCACCGAGCAGAAACCCCTTGTCAGTGCGTTGCGAATGAGATCGGGTACCATCTGGTGAGACGGGCGCCGACAACCAGATAGCACGCTGCAGAGATGCGCGTCGATCGGACGCTTGCACGGCTGGGGCGCCGAGGCCCGCAAGGTTGGTCGCCGGGCTGAGTTCAACCCGCAGCACCACCCGTTGACCACTTCGGTCCTCCATAAGAGCCTGGTAAATAAGGGTTTGGGTCGGCTGGATGGCCGGGCAAGAGATCGATGATTCCGCCGGGCCGGCGTGGCGGCGTGACATGGGGAAGGGCCTTCGGTACGAGCAAAGGCGACTAAACCAGCACGACCGAAGGCCCAACCCTGTCTGTATACCTTGTCGCCGGTGTCGCCGCATCTACCGCCCCGGCCAGCCTCGCCGATCACCTGCCCACCGCCCGGCCACGGCACTACCCGTCCGACACCACGGATGCCGAATGGGCCGTCCTGGCCCCGCACGTGCCGGCCGGGACCGGACGCGGCCGGCCGATCATCTACCCCCGCCGGGACGTGGTGGACGCGATCCGTTACCTCGACCGGACCGGCTGCCAGTGGGATGCGCTGCCCGCCGATTTCCCCCACCACAAGCTGGTCTACCACTACTTCACGGCCTGGACCCGCGACGGAACGTTGAACCGGATGCACAACAGCCTGCGGGAACAGGTCCGCGAACAGGTCGAGGGCCGCAACCGGCAGCCGACCGCCGCGCTGGTCGACTCCCAGTCGGTACGGGGCGCGGAGACCGTCGGCCGGGGCGGGCGTGGCTATGACGCGGGGAAGAAGGTCAACGGCCGCAAACGCCACATCGCCGTGGACACCTGCGGACTGCTGCTGGCGGTCCTGGTCACCGGCGCGCAGGTGCAGGACCGCGACGCCGCCCGACCCCTGCTACGGGCGCTACGTGCCTGCTTCCCCACCATCAGCGTGACCTGGGCCGACAGCGGCTACGCCGGCCGGCTCGTCGACTGGGCCACCGCCCACCTCACCCTGACCGTACGCATCGTCGCGAAACTCGCCGGGCAGACCACGTTCGTCCTCCTGCACCGCAGGTGGGCGGTCGAGCGCACGTTCTCCTGGATCAACCGGTGCCGACGCACCGTCCGCGACTACGAACGGCTACCCGACCACCACGCCGCGATGGTCCAATGGGCCATGATCATCGTCATGACCCGCCGCCTCGCCCGCCACCAACCCACCTGAAACCATTATTTACCAGGCTCTAAGACGCTGAATCGGCTCCGGCCCGGGAGAACGGAAACCCCAGGTAGAGGCGGGTGCGGTTGGGCTCCAACATGCGCCTGGATGCAGTTCCAAGCCGTTCAGTACGCCCACCTGCTCCCAACCGGGCTCTCCCAGTCCGGGGCCCGCACCTGGCCGCCATCGGTCATCCGCGGCTGCACTGATCCCGCAGGTTGTTCGCCATCCTGATCATGTGCCGCCGGGCGCAGCCGCATCCGTTGTGGCCAAGCCCGGCCTCGGTCAGCGCACCCCCGCCGCTCCCGGCCCGCTCCGACAGCCCACCGCTCGGCGGTAGAAGCCTGTGTGCGCGGGCGACACTCCATCCAATCCCACCGACTGATGAACCGCCCCGCGTTTGGTGGTGGCGCGACCTCTTGTGGACGATCGACCTATGTCACGCCCTTCCCCTTATCCCCGTGAGTTGCGTGAGCGAGCGGTGCGGATGATCGCTGAGGTGCTGCCGAACTACGAGTCGGAGTACGCAGCGATCGGCGCGGTGGCCCACAAGCTCGGCATTCGCACCGCAAAGACGCTGCGTAAGTGGGTGCGCCAGGCCCAGGTCGACGCCGCCGCCATCTGGCACAACAGAGCCACCGGCCAACCCGTCACCCGGTCCCTGATCGCCTACGACCACTGACCATGTATGGCGCTTTCGGCAAGGGTCGCAACGTCCGCTGACGTCCAGCGGGTTCGGCTCAGATCCGATAGCCGTCCACGCTCGTCCGGCTTCAGCCGCCACCGTTGATGTCAGCCACGGATGTCAAGCCGAGCCCTCAGGTCCCCGAGAACGGTCCCGGGTACCCCGGTTGGTTGCCGGCCCAACCGATGCCCCCGGGCGGTTGTTTCCACTCGGTGGCGCGCCTCTTCGACAGGCCAGGCCATCGCTTACGCGCGGCCTGCCGACTGGCGCCTACCGCTGCGCCAAGCTCGGGATAGCCGGCACCGTACTGCACCGCTTCCTCGGCACTGGCGGACACGAGGTCAGCGAGGAGGAGACGCATCTGCTCACCTGCCGCCATCCGCGCGAGGTGAGTCCGCATCCTCTCCGCGGAGCTTGGCTCCTGGGCAGCACTGCCCCGGGCATCCACATCGGAGTTGTGCAGCCGCTGCGCCCACTCAGCCGCAACAGCACCCAGTTCCCGCCGAAGTTCCCGTCGCTCGTCCGACGTCAGTTCCCGCATGATCGGCTCCCCATCAGTGGTCTCCGACTTCAGAGTCCACTCGACAACCAGGGTTGTCAACCGTCGTGGGCATGTCAGAATCCGGCGTGCGGTGGCAAGGGGCGAGGACGATGTCGCCGCTGCGTCCCGTCCCGCCCTCACCTCAACGGTGGCCTGCGCATTACGAATCGGTTCCAGACGCCTGCTCCAGCAGGTGCTCCTGCTGGTCGGCTGGCCGTCTGCATCCGTGATCGTCCGCTCATGCTCGCTGGTTTTGCTGCTCGGCCGAGGCCCCTCACCAGCTCGCGCTCTTCGTCCCCGTGAGCAGCACCCCAGGCACGCTTTCCAAATCTGCTCGGCCCCGTACGCGCCTGAACGGGCCGGTTCGCCACCTAGAGGACGTCTCGTAACTCGGTGAAGGCGTTGCCCGTGACCGGGTCGGGGCTCATCCGACGAGGGCGATGTTGTGGAGGTGGGCGATGGCGGGAGCGGTGTCGGTCAATGTGCGGGCCGCGCGGCGGTAGTCACGCAGGATCTTCCAGCACTTCATCCTGGCCAGGGCGTGTTCGACCTGGGCGCGGACGGTGCGGTGCTGGGCGTTCAGGTCTTCCTTCCAGGCCGGTAGCGGGCTGCCGTCGCGGGGCTTGCGGTACGGGATGATCACGTCGGGGTTGCCGCGGTAGCCGCCGTCGGCCATGACCGGTCTGCCCGCCAGCTTCTGGTCAATCCCGGAGGTGCGGTAGACGATCGTGTCGTTGCGGTTGCCCGGCTGCGGGTCACCGACGGCGATCACCAGGCGGGTGCTGGCGTCGATGGCGACCTGCAGATTCGTCGAGTAGCGGTAGTTCTTGCTCGGGGCTGCCAGCCGGTGGTCCCGGGTCGGAATCAGCGTGCCGTCGACGATGGCGATCTGATCGACCGGACGCCGCCGCACCGGGGCGAGGGCCAGGAGCGGTCCGAGGGTGTCGATGACCCGGTGGGCGGCGGAGTGCGACACCCCGAACAGCGGCCCGATCTGGCGCATGGTCAGGTTGGTGCGCCAGTACGTGGCCACCAGCAGCACCCGGTCGGGCAGGTCGAGGGCCCACTGCCGGCCCGGTCGGCCGTCAGCGATGGCGTCCCCGCCACGCTCGGCGACCAGCCGGACCAGCCGGCGGAACTGGGCGGGCTGCAGACCGGTGAACGGGAAGATCCACTCCGGCCGGGCTGAGGAGATCACCTGCACCACGACATCATCGGTGATCGTCCTCAGGGGACAGAAGCCGGGTTACGAGACGTCCCTTAGACGAGTAAGTCCTAACCCTGGTCAGTGGTCGTAGGCGATCAGGGACCGGGTGACGGGTTGGCCGGTGGCTCTGTTGTGCCAGATGGCGGCGGTCAGGGCCAGGAGGCGCTGCGCGATGCGGGCGCCGACGCCTTCGATGCTGCGGCCGCCGTGCAGTTCCAGGTCGAGTTGGCCTTTCAACGTGTGGTTGACCGACTCGATGAGCTGCCGGATCGGTTTGAGCAGGTGTTCGTCGGGGCGTGGGGTGCGGTTGCGGTACGACGGTCGTAGCAGCCGCACCCCGCGTTGGTCCAGCCAGCGGTCCAGCTCGGCGGAGACGTAGCCCTTGTCCGCGATGATCAGCAGTTGGGGACGGTCGCGGAGCAGGCCCGGGTCGTGTTCGAGCACAGCGGTCAGGACTTGGCGTTCGTCGAGTTTCGGGTCGGCAAGGGCCCAGGTGATCGGCAGTCCGGCTGGTGTGCAGATCAGGTGCAGACGTAAGCCCCAGAACCAGCGGGAGTGGGAGGCGCAGTAGCTGTAGCCGGCCCAGCCGGCCAGCTGGGAGCGCTTGACGGTAGGTCGGGAACGGGCGCACCGGACCGGGGTGGAGTCGACCAGCCACACGCCGTCGGTCCACAGGTCGGTGTCCGCGGCCACCGCCCGGATCGCCTTCTTGAGCAACGGCAACGCCGCGCGTAGCCGCTTGTTGTAGCCGGACTGGCCCGGCAGGTAGGGGAATGCCCCGGGCAGGTGGCGGGGCACGAACCGTAGCCAGCGGGCCTCGGACCGCACGCCGAGCAGCACCTGCGCCACGGCCAGGGTCAACAGCTCAGCATCGGACAGCTTCGGCGGCCGTCCGACCCGGGCAGGCCGCCCGAGCCAGTCGTCGATCTTCACGTACAGTGCGGTGAGAAGGGTGTTGATGTCTGTCGTCACAAACGGATCATCAACACCCTTCGCTGCGTCCGCAGCCCCGTCCCGAGTTAGGACTTACTCGTCTAGAGGATGAGTGGCTTGCGGCCGGCCTTGTCGAATAGGTCGGGCTCCGGATCAGGCGCGTCAGCCCTCGCCCCCGAGCTGGCACGACTGACGCCGGGCGAGATCGACGAGCCCGCATCCCGCGCAAGCTCAAGGACCCAGGTCCGGCGGCCTAGATCACGTTCCCCAACCGGCGGTCACGAGACGATGACGAGCCAGAGCCTGGGCCCGAGGAGATCCCCAGCCCAGGCCTCGACGGGGTGCGCTCAGCCGAGCAGCATGCCCACGACGGCCAGCACCGCTGACGGTAACGCGGGCAGGTCGGGGTCAACGGTCGCGGTGCGGTTGGCCAAGGCCAGCGTCACGGGCGCGGGCGATGGCCTGGGCACGGTCAGCGACGGCGAGTTTGGCAAAGATGTTGGAGACGTGGTTGCGTACGGTCTTGTCGCTGATGCGCAGCCTGTTCGCGATAGTGGTGTTCGACTGGCCTTGGGCAAGCAGGTCAAGGATTTCGTGTTCCCGATCAGTCAGTTGGGGGAATGCCAGCGCAACGCCGATGGGCCGTGGCCGGGCGAAGAATTCGATGACACGCTGCGCGACGGCCGGGCCGAACATGGCACCACCGGAGCCGACGAGATGCACGGCGTGCACGACCTCGGCATGGTTGGTGCCCTTGAGCAGGTAACCCCGGGCGCCGGCACGCATCGCGGCGAAGACCGAATCGTCGTCGTCGAACATGGTGAACACCAGCACAGCGATCCTGGGGCTGTCACGGGTGATCTGTTTGGTGGCGGCGACCCCGTCGAGGTCCGGCATCTGAAGGTCCATCAGCACCACGTGGGGTTGCAGCTCAGCGGCGAGGCGGACGGCCTCGACACCTGTGGCGGCCTCGCCGACCACCTCGATGCCGGATTGCACCGCGAGCAGCGCCTGCAATCCGCTGCGGAAGACGGGGTGGTCGTCGGCGATGACGACCCGCAGCGAAGTCATGACAGCTCCGGGATGGGAAGGCGGGCGCGGACGTGTGTACCGGCGCCGCTGGCGGTGATCGACAGGTCGCCGCCGAGTTCAGCGGCGCGTTCGCGCATGGCGTTGAGCCCGACACCGGCTGGCGTCCCGGCGGGCAGCCCTCGACCGTCGTCGATGATGTCCAGTTGCAGCGCCCCGTCCAGGTTGAGGCTGATGTGGCAGGCACGGGCGTGCGCGTGATGGGACACGTTGGTCATCGCCTCGGTCGCGATGCGGTACGCCGCGACCTCGACTGCGGCCGGAAGTGCGCCGAGCCCGGTCGCTGGCGCCGCGACTGTGATCGCCAGTCCGTTGGCTCTGTCCTCGTTCTCGATCTTTGCGGCATGCTGCTGCAGCGCCCGGTACAGGCCGTACTCGTCGAGGGCCGGTGGCCGCAGGCCGTAGACGAGGCGCCGGATGTCGCGCACGACGTCCTCGACCTGTGTCTGGATGCCAGCGAGCAGCGCGGCGGCGTGGTCCGGGCGGGTCGGGATGGTGGCCTGGGCGGCATGCAGTCCGAGGGTGACGCCGGCCAGTGCCGGGCCGAGTCCGTCGTGCAGGTCGCGGCGGAGCCGTCGTCGTTCCTCCTCCCGCGCGGTGACCAGGGCAAGGCGCGCCTGTTGCAGGGCGGTGGTGACCTGGGTGGCGTGGGCGGCGACACCGGCGTGGCGGGCGAGGTCAGCGAGAAGTCGGCGGTCTGCGGCGCTGAAGTCCGCGCCGGGGCCGCGTCGTGACACGGTGAGGTGCCCGATGATCTCATCTTGGTAGATCATCGGGAAGCGGGCCGGTTCATCGGTCGGGGTTCCGTGCTCGGCCGCGGTGACGATGGTGTCGGCGATCGCGAGCTCGATGCTCGCGTACGGGACCCGCATGGCGTCGGCGACGGTGTCCACGACGCCGTACAGCGTGGCCTGCGGTGCCGGTGCGCGTTCCAGCCGGCGGCCGAGGCGGGTCAACGCTTCGTAGGGCCGGGCCCGGTCGCCGAAGAACATCCGGTCGATGCCGCGCTGCACGCGCGCGCGCAGCGGCTGGAACAGCGCGGCGGACGCGACGGTGGCCGCGACCTGGA
The window above is part of the Micromonospora inositola genome. Proteins encoded here:
- a CDS encoding LapA family protein, yielding MTAPQNHLDPAPPINGHDGNDTASRPTPDRPATARSRMGGLWVAAVVFAFVLLLLLIFVLQNGQRAEVSFLGTHGHLPMGVALLLAAVFGILLVALPGTARIVQLRMLQRRPAGNPDTLPRPGSLSPTVTGTARVTPSRTYHQDR
- a CDS encoding DUF5994 family protein; translated protein: MPTIVIPPSPPSQPRLSLAPARGQAVLDGGWWPRSWDPVAELPGLVLALTERHGRIRHIMLNIHTWDSRIRRLAVGPDVVRIGWFDTLDPALLVATTGRDDQVDLLVVPPDTTPEAAERAMATAADPTNLRHAPDILTARATRQQATTTTDSDPYAVWDNEGGSAASGGFHRGHTESTTRPRTGVPA
- a CDS encoding sigma-70 family RNA polymerase sigma factor, which gives rise to MPVPRIYVVPDTESVNDLVKRIADRDQAAFRRFHRRLVRAVFAQVCESLGSPALAVAVTRAVFVEVWRLAPMPASRQLDGTAWVTAIAARRAADRLRGINGPTPTLGTAYDDLLGRELAVALGTEPPAQPRTSFHTPTE
- a CDS encoding low temperature requirement protein A, which produces MGLARKGEGPQRATLLELLLDLVFVAALALTSPTLARNLDWGGIFQTLVLLMAIWWVWSVTALATDLYHPQRPPIFLMTLWVMLGTILMAAALPAAFSDHAMVFVGAYVAIHVGRGVFLASALHGRMAQLHAMRFIFWFVVSAVPWLTGGLVEGTARGLLWSAALAIDYGTAWRRYPTPRLGRVPTSQYEVAADHLAERYQQFFTLALGDLILVTTLIYADNEFTAGRTGALLVAVATTVLLWQIYVHRAGALLQAAIESSHDPGRFVRSAPYTHLLMVAGVVAAAAGFEIVIAHPTEDTTPGLVGVVLGGPALFLAGRARFEYEVFSRVSPSRLVGLLVLAVAAPAMVLVPPLVVAVVGTLVLAGIAVADAVRAHGGPPEPPSPAL
- a CDS encoding fatty acid desaturase family protein, whose protein sequence is MSGIDSSIAQVRPGPQRRRGSEYAELLTRVRQAGLLDRRPAYYAIKIAINAALVVAGWTIFVLLGDSWWQLVTAAFLAVVFTQTGFLGHDAGHRQIFRSRRANQLVGLLHGNLAIGLAFGWWVDKHHRHHAHPNQEGLDPDISGESIVFTHTQASARRGAGRLLARYQGLLFFPMLLLEAVSLHVAGVRALSRSTYRERGREALLLGLHAAAYLTAVVAVLSPLRALVFVVVQQGLFGVYLGCAFAPNHKGMPILTEDDDTDFLRRQVLTSRNVRGNWLIDFLLGGLNHQIEHHLFPSMPRASLRHARPIVRAYCLEHGLPYVETTLLDSYRQALHHLHTVGRSGQPVREPEPADVPDAGLVAANGRR
- a CDS encoding inorganic diphosphatase, which gives rise to MEFDVTIEIPKGTRNKYQMDRQTGRIRLDRTLFTATQYPADYGFIEHTLGEDTDPLDALVLVQEPTFPGCLIRCRAIGMFRMRDEKGPDPKVLCVPTADPRLAHLGDITDLEHFHKLEIKHFFEVYKDLEPGKSVDIERGIWAGRTEAEAEIRRSQDRDRQPTSAR
- a CDS encoding IS5 family transposase, with protein sequence MPTARPRHYPSDTTDAEWAVLAPHVPAGTGRGRPIIYPRRDVVDAIRYLDRTGCQWDALPADFPHHKLVYHYFTAWTRDGTLNRMHNSLREQVREQVEGRNRQPTAALVDSQSVRGAETVGRGGRGYDAGKKVNGRKRHIAVDTCGLLLAVLVTGAQVQDRDAARPLLRALRACFPTISVTWADSGYAGRLVDWATAHLTLTVRIVAKLAGQTTFVLLHRRWAVERTFSWINRCRRTVRDYERLPDHHAAMVQWAMIIVMTRRLARHQPT
- a CDS encoding transposase family protein, producing MQVISSARPEWIFPFTGLQPAQFRRLVRLVAERGGDAIADGRPGRQWALDLPDRVLLVATYWRTNLTMRQIGPLFGVSHSAAHRVIDTLGPLLALAPVRRRPVDQIAIVDGTLIPTRDHRLAAPSKNYRYSTNLQVAIDASTRLVIAVGDPQPGNRNDTIVYRTSGIDQKLAGRPVMADGGYRGNPDVIIPYRKPRDGSPLPAWKEDLNAQHRTVRAQVEHALARMKCWKILRDYRRAARTLTDTAPAIAHLHNIALVG